From one Mucilaginibacter inviolabilis genomic stretch:
- a CDS encoding S8 family serine peptidase: MFNYHKLLITGTALLTAITLSQTTSAQVLPKPEPEPPKGWQLLDLKENGFYGISLKPAYIFLQGKKSKPVVIATIDSGIDTLQKDLKSILWTNTKEIPGNGIDDDHNGYVDDIHGWNFLGGPDGKADFNETTEEVREYNKLKGKFENLSDTTSIDKKQYAYWKRVKTTYDSTVNKSRTETEQLQPIMNALMVTSGYIKRGLSLPANGTFKQADLVKLKLANDTLTQSKYVWDSIFSQEGSNKTNAAIIKDLSEYLAKLNNDLSPDLEARKRIVGDNVDSMDHKPYGNNLLKFSDASHGTGVAGLIGAIRNNGYGINGVADNVRIMAIKAVPNGDEYDKDIANAIHYAVDNGARIINMSFGKKISPHKEWVDEAFKYAASKDVLLVQAAGNDSQDVDVIPDYPNDTFLDGSSTDADNVINVGASGPKLGEHLAGDFSNYGKKNVDIFAPGVKVTTVDTDAEFMTEDGTSFSSPITAGVAALLLEYYPTLSARQLKQIILQSATPLTGTMVFRPGSKTIKVDFASLSKTGGIVNAYKALQIASKTKGERAN; the protein is encoded by the coding sequence GATCTGAAAGAAAACGGTTTTTATGGCATCAGCCTTAAACCCGCTTATATTTTTTTGCAGGGCAAAAAGAGCAAGCCTGTGGTAATAGCCACCATTGATAGCGGTATTGATACTTTACAAAAAGACCTGAAAAGCATCCTTTGGACCAACACCAAAGAAATTCCCGGCAACGGTATCGACGATGACCATAATGGTTATGTAGATGATATACACGGCTGGAACTTTTTGGGCGGCCCCGATGGCAAAGCCGATTTTAATGAAACCACCGAAGAGGTACGTGAATACAATAAACTGAAAGGTAAATTTGAAAACCTCAGCGATACTACTAGTATTGATAAAAAGCAATATGCTTACTGGAAACGCGTAAAAACCACTTACGATAGCACAGTTAATAAGTCGCGTACCGAGACCGAGCAGCTGCAACCCATCATGAATGCATTGATGGTAACCAGCGGCTATATCAAAAGAGGGCTTAGTCTACCAGCCAATGGCACTTTTAAACAAGCCGATCTGGTAAAACTTAAACTGGCTAATGATACCCTTACGCAAAGCAAATATGTTTGGGACTCTATTTTCTCGCAGGAGGGCAGCAATAAAACCAACGCCGCTATTATCAAAGATCTGAGCGAGTACCTGGCCAAGTTAAACAATGATCTGTCGCCTGATCTGGAAGCGCGTAAACGCATCGTTGGCGACAATGTAGATAGCATGGATCATAAACCCTATGGCAACAATCTGCTTAAATTCTCCGATGCCTCACACGGCACCGGTGTGGCCGGTTTAATCGGCGCTATCCGCAACAATGGCTATGGAATTAATGGCGTTGCCGATAATGTACGCATTATGGCTATAAAGGCTGTTCCCAATGGTGATGAATATGATAAGGACATTGCCAATGCTATACACTATGCGGTTGATAACGGCGCCCGCATTATTAACATGAGCTTTGGTAAAAAAATATCACCACATAAAGAGTGGGTTGATGAAGCTTTTAAATATGCAGCATCAAAAGATGTATTGTTGGTGCAGGCTGCAGGTAACGACAGTCAGGATGTAGATGTTATTCCTGATTACCCGAATGATACTTTTTTAGATGGTTCGTCAACCGATGCTGATAATGTGATCAATGTTGGTGCATCAGGTCCTAAACTGGGCGAGCACCTGGCCGGCGATTTTTCTAACTATGGCAAAAAGAATGTCGACATATTTGCTCCCGGTGTAAAAGTAACTACCGTTGATACCGACGCCGAATTTATGACTGAGGACGGCACCAGTTTTTCATCACCTATTACCGCAGGTGTGGCGGCTTTACTATTGGAGTATTATCCAACCCTAAGCGCCAGGCAGCTGAAGCAGATCATCCTGCAATCGGCTACACCTTTAACAGGCACTATGGTATTCAGACCAGGCAGCAAAACCATTAAAGTTGATTTTGCCTCCCTTAGCAAAACCGGCGGTATTGTAAATGCTTACAAAGCCCTGCAGATAGCATCAAAAACAAAAGGCGAACGGGCTAACTGA